The segment TGTGATTCTTGCATATCACGAATCGAAAATCAATACCCGGAAACGGAACATGATTGGTTACACTATATTCACAATTTCCTCGTTATTGCTAATAGTTGTAAGTCAAAACCCAATGTCTCTTTTTTTATCTTACAATAAAGAAACTGGATCTTGATTATGGACTGAAGACTCTTATTAACTTAAAAACAGTTGGACTTGGCAACAAAAGGACGTGGTGGAATCGAACCGTATCTCGGTCTATGCACAATCGTTGCTTCTTTAGGCCTCGCAGATGCTACCGTTCAAGGAGGAATGATCGGTGATTTATCTTTGATGTGCCCTGAACTAATCCAGGTAGTTTAGATAAATCTTATTTTGGGTTCATAGCCTAATAGTTCACTATTGAACCAACCCCAAGCTCTAGAATTTTtctagaaatattttaaattttcgcCACCTCATCAAAAAGTTCtagagaatttttttaaaattaaaacatcaagATATTATGCTAGAAATTTTTAGAGattaagataaattttttacAAGATATTTTGTACTTTTAGAATCTATAAATAGCTTTTTCCTAATTCATTTGGAACATGTACATGAAGGTAAACAAGTAAATAAAAACAAGTTCAAATAAAGAAATTGTCATAAGTTCTATAAGTATTGTTCAAGAGcttttaacatttaaaaaaaaaagtattttcaagAGTTCTTTCATATTTTTCTCATATTAGAGAGTATTATTTTCTCGGGTTCTCGGCGTATTACGGTCTTGAGGTAGGCTAAGGACTATCAAAGTTTCTTTACATTTGGAACGTATGACAAGATCTCGGTCTCGATTAAACAAAGTTTACTAGGGATACATCTTCTTGCTTCTTTGTAGTCATACATGGCTGGTCTGGGTGTAGCTGGTGCTCTAACCTCAGCTTTTAGGTTAATGACTAAAGCAGCCTTTGAGAACTCAAACGGCGGTTTACGGAAGGGAGCATGTGAGtttaacatttttgaaaatCATATAAGAGTTTCCAAGTGTTTGCGAACTtcatttcttgtttttatttccCTTTTTGCAGTGATATTCTTAACAATCTCAGCATTGATACAGTTTCTCTGCGTGATGCTTTACGCATATGTTTTCCCGAAACTTCCCATTGTTAAGTATTATCGAAGAAAAGCCGCTTCTGAAGGATCAAAAACTGTTACTGCTGATCTTGCTGCTGCTGGTATTAAAAGTCCATCATATTTGGTAAACTCAGATTCCTCAAAAGTTCTTGATTCATTTTTCTGAACTTTTTTATTAGAAAGATTCTTCACTACTCATGgattattttcttgattcttTTATGCAGACTGATGATGTTTCCAGTTATCAAAGGCTAAACAAGAAAGAGATATTGCATCAAAATATAGACTATGCAATGAATCTATCCCTCACCTACATTTTGTCGTTATCCATTTTTCCGGGGTTCTTATATGAAAACACGGGACAACACGGGCTAGGCTCTTGGTACGCGCTTGTCCTAGTAGCTATGTACAA is part of the Brassica rapa cultivar Chiifu-401-42 chromosome A09, CAAS_Brap_v3.01, whole genome shotgun sequence genome and harbors:
- the LOC103839771 gene encoding equilibrative nucleotide transporter 3-like is translated as MADRYENQAPETLQGKFQAKVICCILGIGGLVAWNSLLTIADYYYHVFPNYHPSRVLTLVYQPFALVTVVILAYHESKINTRKRNMIGYTIFTISSLLLIVLDLATKGRGGIEPYLGLCTIVASLGLADATVQGGMIGDLSLMCPELIQSYMAGLGVAGALTSAFRLMTKAAFENSNGGLRKGALIFLTISALIQFLCVMLYAYVFPKLPIVKYYRRKAASEGSKTVTADLAAAGIKSPSYLTDDVSSYQRLNKKEILHQNIDYAMNLSLTYILSLSIFPGFLYENTGQHGLGSWYALVLVAMYNCGNLIGRYTPLVKWLMFENRKWITIATLSRFLLIPAFYFTAKYGDQGWMIMLVTFLGWTTGHINVCILIIAPKDYKGPEKNALGNLLVVFVTGGIVVGTSLGWLWLIGKNNAF